The following coding sequences are from one Eublepharis macularius isolate TG4126 chromosome 19, MPM_Emac_v1.0, whole genome shotgun sequence window:
- the NEUROD4 gene encoding neurogenic differentiation factor 4: MTKPYAKPKEMAELISSQPWIDEALSSQDEMKEEDGQQASYGLLAGMNEDHDSIEEEEEEDGGKPKRRGPKKKKMTKARLERFRARRVKANARERTRMHGLNDALDNLRRVMPCYSKTQKLSKIETLRLARNYIWALSEVLESGQTAEGKGFVDMLCKGLSQPTSNLVAGCLQLGPQSLFMEKHEEKNPVSDSAVSSHSFSYQSPGLPSPPYGNMETHLVHLKPPTFKSLVDPSFSNHHQDCTSPPYEGPLTPPLSISGNFSLKQDGSPDLEKPYSFMTHYPPVSLGSSHGHNSHFSTTMPRYDIPVDMTYDSYPHHVVAAQLNAIFSE; this comes from the coding sequence ATGACAAAGCCCTATGCCAAACCCAAAGAGATGGCTGAACTCATATCTTCTCAACCGTGGATAGATGAAGCCCTGAGCTCCCAGGATGAGATGAAGGAGGAAGATGGCCAACAAGCTTCCTATGGTCTTCTTGCAGGCATGAATGAAGACCATGACAgcattgaggaggaggaggaggaagatggtgGGAAGCCAAAGAGGAGGGGcccaaagaagaagaagatgaccAAGGCCAGGCTAGAGAGGTTCAGGGCCCGGAGGGTCAAGGCGAATGCCCGGGAGCGAACAAGAATGCATGGGCTCAACGACGCCCTGGATAACCTCCGGCGGGTGATGCCCTGCTACTCTAAAACACAGAAGTTGTCCAAAATTGAGACCTTGAGACTAGCCAGGAACTATATTTGGGCTTTGTCAGAGGTGCTGGAGAGCGGGCAGACGGCAGAAGGGAAAGGTTTTGTGGACATGCTGTGTAAAGGTTTGTCCCAACCCACCAGCAACCTGGTGGCGGGTTGCCTGCAGCTGGGACCTCAGTCTTTGTTCATGGAGAAACATGAGGAAAAGAACCCTGTTTCTGACTCAGCTGTGTCCAGCCACAGTTTCTCCTACCAGTCTCCAGGGCTGCCCAGCCCCCCCTACGGAAACATGGAGACACATCTGGTACATCTAAAGCCCCCCACGTTCAAAAGCCTGGTGGATCCATCTTTCAGCAACCATCACCAAGACTGCACATCTCCTCCCTATGAGGGTCCCCTGACACCTCCGCTGAGCATCAGTGGGAACTTTTCCCTAAAGCAAGATGGGTCTCCAGACCTGGAAAAACCATACAGCTTCATGACTCACTACCCACCTGTCAGCCTGGGAAGTTCTCATGGGCATAACTCTCATTTCTCAACCACCATGCCCAGGTATGACATCCCCGTCGATATGACTTATGACTCCTATCCTCACCATGTGGTTGCGGCCCAACTCAATGCAATATTCAGCGAATAA